The following nucleotide sequence is from Nitrospiria bacterium.
GGCATTCCGGTCAAATTTAATATAAGATCCATCTCCTCTTCGAACTTCCTTTGTGGTTCGGACAATCACCGCTTTCGCAACCTCCCCTTTTTTTACATTCCCATGAGGAATCGCTTCTTTGATGGCCACCACAATTACATCACCCAAAGAGGCATAACGCCTTTTTCCGCCACCCATTATATGAAAACAGAGAACTTTTTTCGCCCCCGAATTATCGGCAACATCCAACACGGATTGAACTTGAATCATTTAAATGCCTACACCCCGAAAGGTCCCTTTTTGTCACACGTTCCAGCTTCCAATTTAACAACCACTGTGTTTCGCTTTCCGTGGCCCATGGAATACCCTTAATCTTCAAGGGTTTTTGCTTTTTCCAAAACTTTAATTACTTTCCAATTTTTATCTTTGCTCAAGGGCCTGCTCTCCATTACCAGAACCCGATCACCCACCTTGCATTCGTTTTTTTCATCGTGGGCTTTTAGCTTGGTCATTCGCTTTACAACCCTTTTAAATATCGAATGCTGAATTCGGCGAGAAATTTTTAAAACAATCGTTTTTTCCATTTTATCACTAACAACATCTCCGATTAAACTTCGCCGCACGGTTCTTCTCCCATTAAATATTTTTTTATTTTTCCCCTTCGGATTCTGAAGGCTTCATAACATC
It contains:
- the rpsQ gene encoding 30S ribosomal protein S17, which translates into the protein MRRSLIGDVVSDKMEKTIVLKISRRIQHSIFKRVVKRMTKLKAHDEKNECKVGDRVLVMESRPLSKDKNWKVIKVLEKAKTLED
- the rplN gene encoding 50S ribosomal protein L14, translating into MIQVQSVLDVADNSGAKKVLCFHIMGGGKRRYASLGDVIVVAIKEAIPHGNVKKGEVAKAVIVRTTKEVRRGDGSYIKFDRNAAVLINAEGEPIGTRIFGPVARELRWKKFMKIVSLAPEVL